A stretch of Clostridium formicaceticum DNA encodes these proteins:
- a CDS encoding DUF2087 domain-containing protein, whose product MEIDKLSIEELKKGYRFNIDTNSYICNTCKKVFEVGEIYSFDGRFFEASRAVKIHVEMDHRDNLKHLLYTESKYNTLTDNQKELLFLMYSDVADKEIAKILGISSSTVRHQRFMFREKAKQAKMYLAIYEQVMEKKSSTDEMIVPIHSNAVMVDDRYVTTEKEKEQILKTAFESLSPLRLKTFPKKEKKKIVILTKISEQLEHGKRYTEKELNQILKEIYDDYVVIRRYLVDYGFMERTNDCKEYWLK is encoded by the coding sequence GTGGAAATTGACAAACTTTCTATAGAAGAGCTTAAGAAGGGATATAGATTTAATATAGATACTAATTCCTACATTTGCAATACTTGTAAAAAGGTATTTGAAGTGGGGGAAATTTATTCTTTTGATGGTAGATTTTTTGAAGCATCTCGTGCAGTTAAAATACATGTTGAGATGGATCATAGGGACAATTTAAAGCATTTGCTTTATACAGAATCTAAGTATAATACACTTACAGATAATCAGAAGGAATTATTATTTTTGATGTATTCGGATGTAGCTGATAAAGAAATTGCAAAAATACTTGGGATTTCTTCCTCAACAGTAAGACATCAAAGATTTATGTTTCGTGAAAAAGCAAAACAGGCGAAAATGTATTTGGCTATCTACGAGCAAGTAATGGAAAAAAAGTCATCGACTGATGAGATGATTGTACCCATTCATAGTAATGCAGTCATGGTTGATGATCGCTATGTTACTACAGAAAAAGAAAAAGAGCAAATATTGAAAACTGCATTTGAAAGTTTATCTCCTTTAAGATTAAAAACATTCCCTAAAAAAGAAAAGAAAAAAATTGTAATTTTGACAAAAATATCAGAACAGTTGGAGCATGGAAAACGTTATACTGAAAAAGAGTTAAATCAGATATTAAAGGAAATTTATGACGATTATGTAGTGATTAGACGGTACCTGGTTGACTATGGATTTATGGAAAGGACGAATGATTGTAAAGAATATTGGTTGAAATAG